The Planifilum fulgidum genome has a segment encoding these proteins:
- a CDS encoding MTH1187 family thiamine-binding protein → MANANVSLQILPRGKTDEEIYALVDKAIDVIRESGVRYEVGPLDTTMEGDYDELMDVVKRAQEAVIAAGSDRVISIVKIDYKPSGLNWDEKVGKYRKG, encoded by the coding sequence ATGGCGAATGCCAACGTCAGCTTGCAGATATTGCCCCGGGGAAAAACCGATGAAGAAATCTACGCCTTGGTGGACAAGGCGATCGATGTGATCCGGGAATCGGGCGTCCGCTACGAGGTGGGACCCCTGGACACGACGATGGAGGGAGACTACGACGAGCTGATGGACGTGGTGAAGCGGGCCCAGGAGGCGGTGATCGCCGCGGGAAGCGATCGGGTGATCAGCATCGTCAAAATCGACTACAAGCCCTCCGGGCTCAACTGGGATGAAAAAGTGGGCAAATACCGGAAGGGGTGA